The Zingiber officinale cultivar Zhangliang chromosome 2A, Zo_v1.1, whole genome shotgun sequence genomic sequence TCCATCCTCCGGTGTTGCTCGCTCAGCGCCTCCACCTGATCCACCGCCCTTCCATTCTCTTTCCTCAGACGCGCCGCCGCGTCCAGGAGCTCCTCCAAATGCCGCTGCTTCCGAATCCGCGACCGCTTCGCCGACTCCCGGTTGGAGAGCTTCCTCTTCTGGTTCCGGTCGTCCATCGCCGACTACAACTCCAGCACTTGCTCACCTCTATTTATACGATTTGGCAGCCAAAGGCCGCGGCTTTTAGTTCACGAGAAGACGTAGAACCAGTGGAGGAACACGACGGAGAAGGATTGGATGCGGTGGAGATGGGACGTGACGCTCATAAAGCTCAGAGACCTGCCATCGATTTGATGTCTCGCAAAACCAGGAAAAAGACGAGATTTTGAAACAGGAACGTCAAAGAAGAGACGATCTAGAACCTAACCCACCCTCAAAGATTTGATTTTGGAACAGGGATTTCATGGAACGTGAGGCTCATAAGGAACAGAGCCTTGCTATTACTGGAACTTCGTTTGACGCCATTGGCGCACCAAAGAGGGCACCTGTGACGGCTAAATCAGGAAACGCCGCCGCCGGAATGTCTCACGCACACGCCCTGAAATGGAAAAGAATTAGGAAACGCTCGGTGGAAGAATGATGAGAGCTGAGAGATCACAATGATTTATAGAAGGCAAATTGGGAAAATGGAACGTATGGATACAATTATTCAGTTATATATTACTTTAATTTCAGAAGATTAGAGTTTATGGATGAGGACGTGAAGGTTTGGACCGGATAAGTTGCTGAAACTTGAAGGAGTATTATGATTTGATTACGACAAGACTCTTGGTGGCGGATGATGTTTGTTTGACCAAATGACGGTTTAATTAAATTATCCATCACTgcctaatttaattaggattaAGGACAGAAATTAATATCCTCGAATATTGGAAATGAACTCACCACTGAGGATTTGTATAAAGGAATATATTAATTTACACGAGAGCGACAGGAGCACTCCACCTTCCCCGGTCAACTAAGTTCATCTGGCTCGCGATAAGAACGATCCgaaggaaaattaaaaaattgtcCTTTTGGCTTTCCGTCTAGTAGTGTTGGCTCTGAATTTAAGCAAGAATTTTTTTACTAGACAATTGATCAAAAACGCACATTTAAAACTATGGAAATTTAAAAGGCACacttaacttttaaattttctaagggACGTATTTCCCAATCTACTACTCTGTTACATTTAAAGAACAGTACGACTATCAacactattttattttaatattgttCTTTCAAATACAACGTAAATTGAGAAACAATTGGTCCATTGTTGATCTTTATCTAGTGGCCATTTTAATTATAACGATTTTAACTGCTCGATTGTTACTATAAGTAATAATTGTTGAGAGATCGTTATAAGGATCGTGGCACGTTAGTGTGGGACCATTACTAAAGAGATTGGGAAATTATGTTGAGTGAAAAACTTAAAAAGCAGTATAAAATAATAAGACTCTAATAGAGCTCAAGAAGCAATCATTAGAAGATAACTCGGAGAAGAGCACTGTTCTTGctcgaaagtggagaagatgatAAGCTAAGAAAATAGCTTAAAGATAGATGAAGTGAATATTTCATGTGATCTTGCAATACAAGAGGCATTAGTATCGGGCTGTAAAGGAGCTCTCCACATTATTCCTCCAATAATCAAGTCAGTTTTCAATGAAGTAGAAAGTAATAAGAATGTGAAGATTGTGCAGAATGATAAAGTTGTGCATGCCTCAGCATATAAATGAGAATTCCTTTTTATAGTGTTATTATAGTATTTACGCACGTATCTCAAAGCAGACACGTGTTCCCAATCAtcctaggaaaagacaagtccAAAAGTTTCTCTAATACCTTTCCTTAAGCAAACATGCAAATCCATGATGTGACAGGCTGGAAGCTTCTATCGTATGATTCACTTACGGAACATGCTCTATTGTCAGTGACATAAACCTCCAAAAGAATACTAGGAGATACTTAGGTGGGTCCCGCTATAGGTCGATCGATGGTCGTTCGATCGAGACGTGCCCCGCTTGGTTGTGCTGATCAAAGCATTCTCCCTTTACTTAGCTTTCTCATACCGGAGGGTTCCTCCCCCAACCGAACATGCCACCTgcttgacagggacggtggtTGGGAGATGAACTATTTGTTTATCTCGTAACCTTATGATGTCGGCTTAGCCTTGCTCACCCATCTAGGAGTGCAGTCCATTTGGCCATAACTCAACCGTTCGACTGACCTGATCTGTTTTGTGGACAACTTTCTTAACTTTGATCTCTATGTCAATCGGTCTATCCTATTTTGACCCATCATTAGTTGGGCCTCCTTTTCATCACCGGATTAGAAACTAaatagagttttcaaatctaaaaCTATTGGTTATTTGGATGAAATTATTGAGTATTTTTCGATTTATTTGGATTATTAATAGAAAAAATTTTATAGGACTGAAGGTATCGTCTTCTCTGAATAAATTGATTTgaagaattaaatatttaaattattataaataaataaataataaatagaaagatagatagagattttaaaaaattatccttTATGGTTGGTGGCATTTATTCACAAAAACCCATAAAAGACGCTAACGTGTTGACTTAGTCCGAGAGGATTAGCCTTTACTCAAGGTCACTGAATATTAAAGTGATATGTTGGCCTAGTGACATGGAGTAAGGTTTTTAGATAAAATATCTTTTGATCAATTTAATAACATTCTAATAAATAATatacaaattaaaatattttgttgtttttatttattgataAGGTATCACTATTTTATTTACTTGTTGAGacctaaaagaaatattttatataaatttcatgTTTTTAAATTTgtagtttaaaattaatatttttttctctctatcCTTTCTACAATTTTTTTCAACCAAATTTAATCATATTaagagattattggtacaataATCCTCGGATCAAGATTGACCAATCTAACTAAGCTAGAGTGAGTTTGAGTTTTGGATATTTGGATAATATGTGGAACAATAGGTGAGAAGATATCAAATGGTCAAAGTTTATTAGATATTTGACCATATATGAAATGGAAGTCAAATAGGTCATGGAAAACtcgatacttgactgaaaagtcctaactaaaaGTTAGATAAAATTAAAGTCCTAACTCAATGGTtaggccaagtccaagtggatcaaagaagATCGTAGTTAgcaaagaaaagtcctaactgcagttaagtAAAGGAAATTCCAAGAGGGTTAAGGAAGATTATATGTTGGCAAAGAAAAAACCTAACTGAGATTAGACAAGAGGAAAATTCAAGTGGATTAAGGAGGAttgcacttggtgatcagaagtccaatagaaagtacaagagaaagtccACATGGGTTAAAATGTTTACaatggacacttggtgaagaagtcccaacatgtTATGGTTGACTAGAGgttgggcaagggaaccctagaTTCAAGTCAAGTGAGTTaggattgggtaatcgattaggcCAAAGCCAATTGATGAATTGATAGATTGAGAGTTATATGTTGTGAAAGAGAAGGCTGAATCAATTAGTCAATCGATTAAGCATTCacaaatcgattggctaatcggtTGGAGGCCTAAATCGCAAGCACAAAGAAGTGCTAAATCGATTCAACCctccaatcgattaggcaatcaATTGGGGAGTTGATTTTGTCACGAGGAGCTTAATCGATTCAGCGATCGATTGAAGGGGTTTCTTCACGATGAACAGTGAATTGCGTAATCGATTAGGTTATTGATTAAAGCCTGAGAATTGATTAGTCAATCAATTAAGCAGTATTTTATTGTAAGAGAAGGAATCAATTGAGGCAATTGATTAAGACTATAGATACGACAAGTAAGGTGGGACCCCCGAAGTTGGGTTCGACATCAAGAAAGTTGGTTGATATGATGGTCAAAATCAAGAAGGGGTCAACTCTCGGGTGGTATCGATGTCATGCTGAAATGAGTCCAGTGTCACCACCGAGTGCTCTGGCCGATTGGATTAAAGGACCGACTTGATACGCTAGGTACATCACTCGGTTGAACCGAACTTTATATTCAAGTATAGCTACTGAGTGCAAGATGAACCCTTGGAATAAAATCCGATCAAAATATTATCCGAGCG encodes the following:
- the LOC122043859 gene encoding bZIP transcription factor 53-like, which gives rise to MDDRNQKRKLSNRESAKRSRIRKQRHLEELLDAAARLRKENGRAVDQVEALSEQHRRMEAENAALRAEAERLTETLRSLHCLVEEDPWRPTHPAMAAMASTDVPLRVYPCGR